The DNA region CGCCCACATCGCCTCACGGCCGCCGCACGACCCGCGCCGACTGACAGCCCCACCCACCAATCGGGGCCGCGCCCTGCCCCGCCTCCCTGCGCTCAGCCAATAGCCGGGCGCCGCATGGGGGCGGGACTTTGCGGACGGCCAATGGGAAGGGGGCGTTGCGGGGTGGCGCGGCGCTGGGGTGACAGCGTGGGCTGAGGGCGGGACGGTGGCCGCGCGGGGTCacggcgcggcggcggcggccggcaGGGATGTGGCGGcgggcggcggtggcggcgggaCGGGGCCTGCCGGCGATGGCGGGGCGGCGGtggcggagcggggcgggcaggTGAGCGTGGGAGGGCCGGGACCCTCTCACGGTGTGGTTCTGTCCCTCACGGTGTCGCTGAGTCCCTCACGGTGTGTGCCCCCCTCACGGTGTCCCCTCACGCTTTGTGCCTCCACAGCCCCGAGCGCGCCGCTGCCGAGCGGGCCCCGAGGATCTACACGAGGACGGGAGACTCAGGTAGAGCCCGGGGGGCCCCGGGGGGCCGCgggcagagctccccagccGGGCCCTGAGCGCCTCCCGCCCTTCCCAAAGGATTCTCCAGCACCTTCACCGGGGAGCGGCGGCCCAAGGGCGACCGGATCTTCGAGGCCCTCGGAGCCACGGATGAGCTGAGCTCGGCCATCGGGTAAGGATCGGCTGGGAGTATCCGaatcacatggaaaaaaagcatGTTTGTTATGATTTCTTCATTCCCAGCTaactctgttttgtttttatctctCTACCCAAGGCTGGCTGGTGAGTTTAGCAGTGAAAAGGGTCACACGTTTGTTGATCAACTTCATAAAGTGAGTATTAACTATAATATTCATTCCAGTGCAATTAAAACATGGACTCCTTAATTTTAGCCACAGTGCTCCCACTGACACACAGGAATTCAATACATTTAGTATTTCAATATATAAATCTTTAAGACTCCCTTGATTGCTGTCTAAGAGGCAAATTTCTTTAACCAAGAAGGAAGCTGGTAGATCAAATTATTAGTTATGGGCAGACAGATTCATCTCTAGGTTTGTTTTAAGTCAGATCCACATTATGAACACGAGTTTTGTTGTAACAGAGCTCCAGGTTTGAAACTGGGACACAAACAACCACAAGGGCACAGCAGTGACCCAGGTCCTGCCTGGGCAACCTGTGAGTTTGCCTgatcagctctgctgagcacaggaatgCAAaaggctgtggctgggagtgaCAGCAGTTGTGATTTCTGTCCAGGTGCAGTGCATGCTGCAGGATGTGGGCTCCAACATTGCCACACCACTCTCCTCAGCCAGGGAGGCTCACCGCAGTAAGTCCTGCCtttcctgggctggcacagcctggtgtgGGTGCTGGGATGCTGAGTGTTTGGTTTCTTAGGACTTGCTGAtccaagaaagcaaaatgagagCTCAGCTTGTTGTCTGAATCACTTTTTTTCAGCCAATTCTTCTCTCTGTAGAGCGAACGTCGTTCAGCGAGAAGCCCgtcctggagctggagcagtggaTTGACAGCtactcagagcagctgcctccCCTCAGAGCCTTCATCCTGCCCGTaggtgctgcctgtgcccctcACCTCCTTGGGGtagccctgctgccctgcttaCCATGGGAAGACAGCCTGGGAGGCTGCTGTTCCTATGGGCAAACaccaagagaaaagcagagacaaggagctgggagttacatctgcccaccctgctgcactgggctgtccctgccttgCCTGGCATGGCACAGGGCTCAGTTCCATGTgtgtgggagggcagggggggctgtccctgctggtgcAGACCCTGAGTGGTGTTTCCTTGCTGTTCCAGtctgggggcaggagcagtgctgctctccattTCTCCCGAGCCGTGTGCCGCAGGGCCGAGAGGTGgtgagtgctgtgctggggtcaCCCTGAGGAAagggcatggggacaccccagTGACAGCaaaccagggctgggctgggctgggcctggggcTCAGGCCAGGCTTTTGTGTGTTTAGCCCAATTCCAGGAGTGCAGGAGGCACAAAGCTGGGCTCTGTTCTTCCTTCCCCAACCTAAACCTTTTGGGATTctgcagccctgtccagcctgaccttggatgcttccagggatgggacagccagaGCTTCCCTGGCCAgagcctcagcaccctcacagggaagaatttgtcccagtatcccatctaaccctgcctctggcagtgggaagccattccctctgtcctgtcactccaggcccttgtaaatagtctctGTTCAGTGATTCCCATGGATGAGTatcctgggaggagcagagcaggggcttcCAGgacaaacacaaacatttctggCATCACTTACCCCTCCCAGATCcccctgggaagcagagatCCTTCACTTCTGCAGGAGTCAAAGTGGGAACCCcatggggaggtttggggtgggaagagGCTCCAGCCTTTGTGCACTCAgagctggaaaatcaaacaccagcatttccctttgctttttccaGCGTGGTCCCTTTAGTCCAAGCAGGGGAAGCAGATCCAAATGTGGCCAAGTATttaaacaggtaaaaaaaaaaaatcccaaaccattccactGTCCTACTGAAGCATTCCCTTAGTTCTGGGAATAAAACTGGGGGGTTTTGCTTCTCAACAAGCTTCTCTTCTGGAGTAA from Camarhynchus parvulus chromosome 15, STF_HiC, whole genome shotgun sequence includes:
- the MMAB gene encoding corrinoid adenosyltransferase; protein product: MAGRRWRSGAGSPERAAAERAPRIYTRTGDSGFSSTFTGERRPKGDRIFEALGATDELSSAIGLAGEFSSEKGHTFVDQLHKVQCMLQDVGSNIATPLSSAREAHRKRTSFSEKPVLELEQWIDSYSEQLPPLRAFILPSGGRSSAALHFSRAVCRRAERCVVPLVQAGEADPNVAKYLNRLSDYLFVLARYAAMKEGKEEKIYIKPDP